From Hallerella porci:
ACGATAAAAACGTCGCTTATACATTCCATTTCTACGCAGGAACAGGTTCTAGTCAACACGAAATTAGCCGCGAAGGCAGAAATGCGGAGCAAGCGATGAACGGCGGCCTTTCGGTCTTTGTCACCGAATGGGGAAACTCAGCACCAGACGGCGCTGGAAGTGTTGTTGATTCGAGAAGCGCCGCTTGGCTAGATTGGATGAATCAGCATAAACTTTCGGGTGCAAACTGGGCTGTTTCGAATAAGAGCGAAACGGCATCGTATTTTGACGGTTCTGAGTGGAATTATTCCACGAGCGGAAATTGGACGAATACCAATATCTTTAGCAAACTCCCGAAATCTTACACCAAATGCAGCGGCACTGCGGTTAGTTCGAGTTCTGTTGCCACTTCGAGCAGTTCTTCGATGCCCGCAGGTTATACCGATTACATCGATGACTTTGAAGACGGCGATTCGCTTGCCTTTACCGGTGGCATTTGGTACGCTTATACCGATGATGGTGACGACGGTTTATCGACCCTTTCGAACCCGACAACGGTGGATAAAAACGGTGAAAAAGGCTACAAAGTCGTATTTGCTGCCGATAACGGCACGAAGAATATGGCTGGCATCAAAGGCGTAAAGCTTTCTCAAGGTGGTAACACTTACGAACCGTATGTTGCGTTAGGCGTTAAATTGAATGCTGACGAATCTGCATACGATCTTTCGAAATGCTCAACGATTAGCTATAAATATAAAGGCGCAGCGCATAACTTTAAAGCCGAAGACATGGCTGTTGGTGATTATGCTTATCACACCACATCCAAGGCAAATGCCAATAGTTGGACAACTGTCAATATTTCATGGAATCAACTGCTGCAACCGACTTGGGGCGAAGAAGTCACCCTTTCGAAATCTCGTATCAACAAATTCACTTGGGAAATCAAGGGTGACTTGAAAGGAACGCAGCCGACTTATAACTACTTGTATATCGACGATGTGCGTTGCAACGGCATTGCAATTAAACCGGTTTCTTCGAGCTCTTCGGCAAAGTCGAGCTCCAGCGTCGCAAAGTCTTCCAGCTCTTCCGTTAAGTCGAGCTCTAGCGTCGCAAAGTCTTCCAGCTCTTCCGTTAAGTCGAGCTCTAGCGTCGCAAAGTCTTCCAGCTCTTCTGTTAAGTCGAGCTCTAGCGTATCAAAGACTTCCAGCTCTTCTGTTAAGTCGAGCTCTAGCGTATCAAAGTCTTCCAGCTCTTCTGTCAAGTCGAGCTCTAGCGTCGCGAAGTCATCGAGTTCTTCCGTCAAGTCGAGCAGCTCGGTGAAATCTTCTTCAAGCGTTTCGACTTCCTATAAGGTAACCGCAGGCAGTTTGAATCAAACAGTTCAAAAGGGAAAATCCATTGAAACGGTTGTGATTGAAAATGTCACCTCGTTCAACCGCGAGTCTTGGAATTTGTCTTCGAACGGAACTTTTGATGTTCAACAGTCTGGTAACAAAGTGACGATTTCGGGTAAAGTCGAAACTTGGGCGCAGGCGACAGAAATTACCGAAAACTTCACGATTAACGGTGAAAAGGTCGCGCTCAATATCAAAGTCTTGAACTTTACTGAAGAATCGAGCAGCTCAGCAATTTCAAGTTCTAGCGAAACATCTTCGAGTAGTTCTGAAATTTCAAGTTCCAGCGAATCTGAAATTTCGAGCAGTTCGGAAGATTCCGAAGCGATTGCTTCGACAGGAACTGCACAGAAACTTTCTGTGGCTGTTGTCGGACGTTCTTTGGAAATCGCAAGCGCTTCGCCGGTGAATGTCACGGTCTTTGATATG
This genomic window contains:
- a CDS encoding cellulase family glycosylhydrolase yields the protein MKHSFLFGLTFAAAVASSFAANRIGPVSQYGQLQAGKNSAGKGQIYGSCPSYSTSGSEVQVQGMSLFWAIASDVGAPYWTSDIVDGLVQKQNIQIIRAPMGVDEDWGAGNYFTNTGYYQGLMDAVVQAAIDNDIYVIIDYHSHKAHESEQNAITFFSTMAQKWGKYDNVIFEIYNEPKETSWNDIKTYADKVIPEIRKYSDNLIVVGNRSWDQYPNEALNNPINDKNVAYTFHFYAGTGSSQHEISREGRNAEQAMNGGLSVFVTEWGNSAPDGAGSVVDSRSAAWLDWMNQHKLSGANWAVSNKSETASYFDGSEWNYSTSGNWTNTNIFSKLPKSYTKCSGTAVSSSSVATSSSSSMPAGYTDYIDDFEDGDSLAFTGGIWYAYTDDGDDGLSTLSNPTTVDKNGEKGYKVVFAADNGTKNMAGIKGVKLSQGGNTYEPYVALGVKLNADESAYDLSKCSTISYKYKGAAHNFKAEDMAVGDYAYHTTSKANANSWTTVNISWNQLLQPTWGEEVTLSKSRINKFTWEIKGDLKGTQPTYNYLYIDDVRCNGIAIKPVSSSSSAKSSSSVAKSSSSSVKSSSSVAKSSSSSVKSSSSVAKSSSSSVKSSSSVSKTSSSSVKSSSSVSKSSSSSVKSSSSVAKSSSSSVKSSSSVKSSSSVSTSYKVTAGSLNQTVQKGKSIETVVIENVTSFNRESWNLSSNGTFDVQQSGNKVTISGKVETWAQATEITENFTINGEKVALNIKVLNFTEESSSSAISSSSETSSSSSEISSSSESEISSSSEDSEAIASTGTAQKLSVAVVGRSLEIASASPVNVTVFDMQGRLMKQLRQVNGAISLQSLQTGSYIIRVQSASANWTKRIALR